In Microbacterium esteraromaticum, the following proteins share a genomic window:
- a CDS encoding gamma carbonic anhydrase family protein, which produces MTISAQASVIALGNQVPRIAADAFVADGARIVGDVTLGDAASVWYNAVLRGDSASITLGARSNVQDNVSVHVDSEHPVLIGEDVSVGHNAVVHGCTIGDGSLIGMGAVVLSGAVIGEGCLIAGGAVVLGGTEVPDGSLVAGVPAKVRRRLTDEERRGLVANAGIYLDHTHTHAAAQPQEGGQRTIGW; this is translated from the coding sequence ATGACCATCTCCGCTCAGGCTTCTGTCATCGCCCTCGGAAACCAGGTTCCGCGCATCGCGGCCGACGCGTTCGTGGCCGACGGGGCGCGCATCGTCGGAGATGTCACCCTCGGCGACGCGGCGAGTGTCTGGTACAACGCCGTGCTGCGCGGCGACTCTGCGTCGATCACGCTCGGAGCGCGCAGCAACGTGCAGGACAACGTGTCGGTGCATGTCGACAGCGAGCACCCGGTGCTCATCGGCGAGGACGTGTCGGTCGGTCACAATGCGGTGGTGCACGGCTGCACGATCGGCGACGGATCGCTCATCGGAATGGGTGCCGTCGTGCTCAGCGGTGCGGTGATCGGCGAGGGGTGCCTGATCGCGGGCGGCGCAGTGGTGCTCGGCGGCACGGAGGTGCCCGACGGCTCGCTCGTCGCCGGAGTGCCGGCGAAGGTGCGCCGCCGCCTCACGGATGAAGAGCGCCGCGGTCTGGTCGCGAACGCCGGGATCTATCTCGACCACACGCACACTCATGCGGCTGCTCAGCCGCAGGAGGGAGGACAGCGGACGATAGGCTGGTGA
- a CDS encoding Dps family protein: MSNAQTVPSIAVDPTVAAAAAQFLSPVVHGLQALTVNGKQAHWHVRGANFIGVHELLDTIVEHAGDFADTAAERIVALGLPIDARVQTVAAKAGQTAVPAGFEQSAELIRAVIGDIDAILVDVKAAVDGLDEVDLTSQDVAIEIQRGLEKDRWFLISHIAA, from the coding sequence ATGAGCAACGCCCAGACCGTACCAAGCATCGCCGTCGACCCGACCGTCGCTGCGGCTGCAGCCCAGTTCCTCTCCCCCGTGGTGCACGGTCTTCAGGCGCTCACCGTAAACGGCAAGCAGGCGCATTGGCACGTGCGGGGCGCGAACTTCATCGGCGTCCACGAACTCCTCGACACGATCGTCGAGCACGCCGGTGACTTCGCCGACACCGCCGCAGAGCGCATCGTCGCCCTCGGACTGCCGATCGACGCGCGCGTGCAGACCGTCGCCGCGAAGGCCGGTCAGACTGCCGTTCCCGCCGGCTTCGAGCAGTCCGCCGAGCTCATCCGCGCCGTCATCGGCGACATCGACGCGATCCTCGTCGACGTGAAGGCTGCCGTCGACGGACTCGACGAGGTCGACCTCACCAGCCAGGATGTCGCGATCGAGATCCAGCGCGGCCTCGAGAAGGACCGCTGGTTCCTCATCTCGCACATCGCCGCCTGA